The DNA segment AATCCGGGTGCCTGTGGTCCGTGCGGAGCCCCAGGGCTCTCCTCAGTCCTCTTTGGCCCTTGAGGAGGGTGAGGAAGCTGTGCCGAGCCTGCAGCTCCCGGGGTGCCACTGGCATCTCCTGGGTGCCCCAGCCTCGGGGGGGGTTCCTGCAGCCACGGCTgcaccatcctcatcctcatcttcatcctcatcttcatcttcatcctcatcctcatcctcatcctcatcctcatcctcatcctcatcctcatcctcatcctcccacAGCTGTGCGGGGGCGGGCGGGCGAAGGTTGAGGTTTTCGCTCTCTGGGGAAGGCTGGGGCAGCGGAGGGGCCTTTCCACAGCGGTTCTGGCAGTGCCGCGCCCCAGGGCCACCTTGTCCTCTGTCCCCCGAGCCCACGGAGAAGCCGGAGCGCAATCCCCCGGGAGATGCCGGCCACAGGAGCATCCCTGCCTCGTGCATCTCCCAGACTGGAAACGCAGGGCAGGCAAAGCCCCGGCTCCTCTGCCCGAGGCAGTGACAGCCCCTGCGATGGTCACAGCCCCTGCCACATCCCCGAGCAGGGACACAGCGGGGACACAGCGCCTCGGCAGGGACATCGgcaggcagggccagcagctcccgggATGGCTCCGAGCGCCCTGCCCGCTCTGACAGCAGCCCCGGGCTCCCGGCCTTTGATCTTTACTGCTCGAGCCGGGCTGTCTGCTCCCATTTGCGTCTGCCGAGGGAGGGCTGCGAGCGCCGGGCTGGCGCAGGCTGGCAGCTCCGCGCTGGCACGCAGCAGCCGCCGGgcaggcagcccctgctctgccgCACAGCCTCCTCCGCAGCCCTGCCAACCCCGTGTGCCAGCCCCGAACCCCGCGTGGGCACCGGGGTCCTGCAGAAGCCAGGGCTGGGTGAGCCCAGGCGGGTGCGGGCTCCCCGGGACCCTCTGAATGGTTCCTCGCTCCCAGCTGCCACCCACGGCAGCACTGGGAGTTCACCAGCTCCAACTCGTGCCGGACCCACTCCCCCTTCCAGCCCCCCATCCCCAGCCACCCCTCTTCCCCCCGCTGCAGCCCTCCCACCGCACGCTCAGACCAAGCATCGAGAGCAGCCgcagctcctgctcagggtCCCGCAGCCTCTGCCGGAGCAGGAGCCGTgcccagggccagctcccagctgtgcacCCACACAAACCCTCCAGGAGGGTTACAGGCACGCggggaaaacaaaatcctcatCTCAACGCTCAAATCCACCCGGCTGAGGCAGAAATGCAGCCACGGTGCCGCACACACGAGCATGGCTCACCCAAGCTGAGCAAAGGGCCAGCAGGAGAGCCGGGGGTGCTGCCAACACTGAGAGCGGGCACAGGGGAGCACATTGTGCCCTCATTGTGCCCTCCTTGTGCCCTCATTGTGCCCTCATtgtgccccagctcctgcaggacagCACACTGGGACAGCAGGATCCCAGCACCTGCAAGCACAGCCTCGGCCGTGGGGCTGCGGCCAGAGTAGAGGGGGCAGGCAGGACTCTGGGTCCCATCACTGCCTTCAGGGAGGTTTTCCTGCAAAAGCTGAAATTACGCTGCAGAATCAAAGCTCTTCCTTGGTCTGGGCAGTTCGGAGCCGTGtcccagctgaggcagagcccaggaaggagcagcaggactttGGGCATCGCGGTGCCCGTGCCAGGACCACGGTGTCCCCCGGGCAGCCCGAGGGGACACTTGGCCGCCgctgctcctcctccctgaCCCGATTTGTGCCCGGCATGCAGGCGAGCAGCGCTGGCAGGGTACGAGCGCCGGGCTCTCCCGGGGAGCCAGCACAGCAAACGCTAAATGTCACCGCAATTACAGCGATGGCACCGGAGCTGCTCCACCAGCCCTGCACCGCCCAGCCCGGGAAGGAGGGATGGGACAGCGGCTGCATCCCAGCTCCGCACATGCTCTGCTTTCTTCCGAGCCTCCAATCCCTCGGGCTCTGTTAAACCCGGCATCAGCTGGGCTGCACGGGTTGGGAGAggcttctgcagagctgccatttctatttctgggccagccctgtcctgttTTCCTTGGACACAAGGTGTTTTCTAAAGGAAATGGGTCTTCCTTGCAGCCTCTCCCCCCTGAAATGCAGCTCCAGATCTTTGTGGTCACCCGTGCCTGGGCCAGCAGTCCCTGGAGAGCTCCAGACACCCCTCATTCCCCAGGAGCACTGCAGGACTTGGAAGGAGTTTCTgacatggcagtgctgctgtggggtcACCAACCAGAACTTCTCCTTCTCTGGGGAGTCCATGGGACTGTgcctgtgtggggctgggggagatgCAGCCTCAGATGAAAGAGGGGGCTCTGATGGGAGCAGGGCCTGTGGCTCAGCGTGTGGCTGAGTGTCACTCTGGACCTCATGCAGGACAGCTTTGAAGGACATCCCACCacctctccctgtgccctggtCTACTGCTTGACcctcaaagaaataaagattttcccTGTGTAGCTACAGGGAAATCCATCTGGAATTTCCCATGTCCTCGCTTGTGGatccccatcctccctccctcctgtcAGGTCtacaggcagggagctggggtcTCTGTaggcagctgcaggcacagaaacCAGCCATGAGAGCCCCCACCATGGCATTAGGATTgttctgggagcagcagtggtcaggtcctgcagccagcccaCACACTGCTTtaaacagcagccagggaacagcagcagctggggcatccctcagctcccagctggcaACAAGAGACTGCTGCTTGCTTGGCAGATATTTCAGCAGCATCCCTCCTTCAAAATGGTGTTTGCTGTGCCTGGGCAAGCTGCACagacagctcctctgctggttttggtggAGCACTGTGGAGGATGAGAGCTGCTTGTGGCCACCTCAGCCAGGCCTGGAGGGTCTCAGCCTGGTGCTGATCGTGGCACTTGGGGTCCCTTCTCCTGGTGCTCTACCCTGGCAGGAGAGGCTGTCCCAAGGGGATGGAGCCCAGAGGAGGAGAACACGAGGTGTGGGCAGCACGTCCATCCCTCCCAGGgctcccaggccaggctgtgccagggctctgagcagcccgTGCTGCCCCACACAGACCCACAGGGaaagctgctctctgcaaaGCTGGGGATGAGCTCATGTTTTTGTGGGTGAATTATCTGTGTGAGGAGTGATTCACCAGAGCAAAACAAGATTGGTGTGAGAAGCAGACGGGATTTGGGGAAGAGCTGTGGATGTGTGCAGGACCTGGACAAGAGAACTTGGTGATGAGATCCAGTCAAGACACTGGACAGGAATGAGTTTTGCAGAAAGAAGCTGTGGTTTCACACAAGGCCAACACCAGCTGAACTACACCAAAACTACTCCTGATTATAAACAGCAAAACCTTGTTCATCTGGGACAAATGAAGGGAATCCTCTGGCAAAGCTGCTCCTGCGTGTCTGTCCAAGGAGAGCGGGACCCAAGGACAGCAGGTACAActgagctgaggagcagcctcTGAATCCAAAGCTGTGCTTGGCCTGCTGACAAGATCTCTGAAAATGGTAAAATACATCAGTGCTGCTTGTAAAACCCAGGAGAGCAGCCATATCccatcagcacagctcagaaggCAATCTGAGGATATCCAGCCAAAATATGTACATTTATGATAATGCCCAATGCAATAGGTCTTTGTAAAAGATAACACAACATGTATGTTTAAATACCAAAGTTGGGAGTTAAACCAGGAGTAAGAGACAAGACCCAAAGGCAGAGGTGGCCACTGGGCTGAGGTTTGGTAGGGTTGTCACTCAAGTCTGAGCCACACAGGCCCAGACAGAGATGGAAGGTCTGGGTTTTGAAGGATGAGGTTATTTCAGTTTGGGTAGAAAGCAGAGATCTTGGTGGACCAGctcagcagaggaaagggaaagctCTGAACTGAGCATGtgaagcagaggcagagccatTGGGGCAACAGGAAGATCCCAGCACCTTGGTACAAACATATTCTTATTCAGCAGAAAAGATGCCCAATGTAAgttatgattatttttaaatagagcTGTTGCTTAACTCACAGAATAGCAGCATAATAACACCGTGGAGCTGGGTCAGCACAGGGATGCCATATGaattaataacagaaaatagCTGGTGCTCGCTCACTTCCTGCAATTTCCTCTGCTCAGTGAGCTCAAGCGGAAGATCTCGGCTCTGGCTCTCTGCACCCAGGCACgtgagcagggcaggcagcagcacctgacACAGGGAGAAAGGGGAAGACTGAGGGAATCCCTGTTCAGTGGTGTTAGAGTGCCAGAGCAGCCTCACATTGGTCTCAGCAGTCAAGCAGACCAAAGAATGGCACTTAGAGGGACCAGAGGCACTCAAAAATCCcttatccagagagagaaactCCAAGGTTAAAAACTCAATCATTGGCAAGAAGGGAACATGAATTTCCAGGTGGGGATGATGCTGCAGGGTCCCCAGGGAGAGCCACACTCTGGGGTCAGTCTGGCCTGGGAATGGAGCACAGCTGAGCCCTTGGGGTACCAGGGAATCCCTCGGCCTGGGTGGCTTTGCTcgtctcttccagctcaggaaaagaTGCTCCTGGGTGAGATTTTTAGCATCATTGCCTGAAGTGTGGATGAGAAGATTGTGAGCTGCACAaggcctggcagagctgtgaaataCGTAACCTCCAGCTCCTGTGTCCATCCCACCGATGGCAGGGCCAGAGGACAGCGATGGTGTGGAGACAATGTGGCTGTGTGGACACAACACAGCTCCAGGACCCCGCAGACCCCTCCTTACAGGGGCTGGATctttgctgcagcagggctggacgGTCAGCAAgaagggctgggcagggtgatCTGCAGGGAGGGCATAAATCCTGGAGGAAtataaaaaacctgaaaaccaTCAATGGGTGACAGGAGCAGGGCATCCCCAGCAGCGCCCGAAGGAGCCTGGTGAGcccccagcagcatcctgctccagccagggctgggtgcagtgctggagctggtttggtttggtttggttggtttggtttggtttggtttggtttggtttggtttggctcTGTGTGGGGCTGCCTGCTCATTTTGGCCATTTGCCTGTGGGGTTCCAGTTCTGGAGGCACCCACAGCACAGGGGGAAGGCAGCCTGGCCTCTCACATCTGCCAGGGGACATCCACACCTCTCACacctgcaggagccaggaaaCACGGACCAGGAGTCACCTGCTCAGGGCACGCTGtggggtgtccccagcctgtggggTCCTGTCTGCCTGTGCCGCTTTGGGGGCCACACCAGCCAGCCCATGGCCACGAGCGATgctcccagagccctgcagcgCCCTGTCAGCATCACTGGGACCCAGCGGTGGTGTCACCCCCAGCCACCACGCTGAGCCCGCCGTGTCCCCAGGGACTAGTGAGCGGTCCCTGTACCCCAGAGGTCAGCAGGGACTGGGGGGCTGTCAGGAGACCCCCTCAGTTCCCCCGACAGCCGGTAGCCACGGATCCCAGGGGACGCAGGGAGCTCCATGGCTattctggcagtgggaaaaaGCAGCGCCgggggaattcctggctgtCCGAGCTCTCCCCAGGCCCGGGGGCCGCAGGGGCCGTGCTGGCAGGGCCCCGCTCCCCGATGCTGCCCCACACGGGGCACGGGAGCAGCGGAGCCGCTGATGCTGAGTCACCGCGGGCCCCTCGGAGCGAGCGGCGGGGCCCGGCNNNNNNNNNNNNNNNNNNNNNNNNNNNNNNNNNNNNNNNNNNNNNNNNNNNNNNNNNNNNNNNNNNNNNNNNNNNNNNNNNNNNNNNNNNNNNNNNNNNNNNNNNNNNNNNNNNNNNNNNNNNNNNNNNNNNNNNNNNNNNNNNNNNNNNNNNNNNNNNNNNNNNNNNNNNNNNNNNNNNNNNNNNNNNNNNNNNNNNNNNNNNNNNNNNNNNNNNNNNNNNNNNNNNNNNNNNNNNNNNNNNNNNNNNNNNNNNNNNNNNNNNNNNNNNNNNNNNNNNNNNNNNNNNNNNNNNNNNNNNNNNNNNNNNNNNNNNNNNNNNNNNNNNNNNNNNNNNNNNNNNNNNNNNNNNNNNNNNNNNNNNNNNNNNNNNNNNNNNNNNNNNNNNNNNNNNNNNNNNNNNNNNNNNNNNNNNNNNNNNNNNNNNNNNNNNNNNNNNNNNNNNNNNNNNNNNNNNNNNNNNNNNNNNNNNNNNNNNNNNNNNNNNNNNNNNNNNNNNNNNNNNNNNNNNNNNNNNNNNNNNNNNNNNNNNNNNNNNNNNNNNNNNNNNNNNNNNNNNNNNNNNNNNNNNNNNNNNNNNNNNNNNNNNNNNNNNNNNNNNNNNNNNNNNNNNNNNNNNNNNNNNNNNNNNNNNNNNNNNNNNNNNNNNNNNNNNNNNNNNNNNNNNNNNNNNNNNNNNNNNNNNNNNNNNNNNNNNNNNNNNNNNNNNNNNNNNNNNNNNNNNNNNNNNNNNNNNNNNNNNNNNNNNNNNNNNNNNNNNGCGCCTCGGAGCCGCCAGCATCCCCGGGGAGCCGCGCCTGGCCGGGGCAGCGCCGCATCCCTCTGCCTTTCAGATAACCTCCGCCGCTCGGGCCCGAGGAACCGCACCGGGCACGGAGCGGGGGCCGGCGGCTGAAGCGGGACCCCTGCCCGGGGCCAGCGCAGGTAACGGGGCCAGGGCCGGGGGGGACCCTGCGGGCGTGCGGGAGCGCACGTGTGTGTGTGCGGGGATCTCTGCGTGTGCACAGGCGTGTGCTCCGCCGGGCCGAGAGCGTGTGGGGCTGGGGATTGAGCTGCGAGGATGAGGAAGGACGGTTCTGGGGAGGACTGGGGCACCCCCGGAGCGATGGGGGTGCGGGGCACGGCGGGGCTGTGTCACCCCCGGAGCGATGGGGGTGGCGGGGGGCTGTGCCGCCCCAGGGGCGGTGGGGGTGCGGGGGGCTGCGCCAGGGCTGTGCGGGAAGGGGTGTGACAGAAGGAGCGTGGGAACGCGGTGACAGTGCGTGGCACTGCTGACCACCCGGATCGCTGCGCTCGTGGGCGCTGCGGGTGAGTGTCTGTGTGAGAGCCGCAGGCAGAGCTcccggggctgctgctgtgtgcgGGAGGGGGGGAATGGATGCTGCTTGTGGGGCGCGGGGTGCGCGATGTGGGGTGCGCGATGTGGGCCCGTGATGGGGAATGGGAGAGGCGAGGCCTCCCTCCGCAGGGCAGGAGCCCGGGACACCccggctggggctgggcagggatccagcccaccctcccagcccccGGGCACCCGGGGCTGAACCCCCACGGCCTCTCTCCTTCCGCAAAGGcggctgctgctgtgctgcaagCAGATGGCCCCCTCGGGCCCCCTCCGCCAGGCCTGGCAGCTCCCCGCGGGAGCAGGCATCCCTCTAACAGGATTTGCAGCGTGATGGAGGAGAGCGCCTTCGCCCTTCTCGGAGGAGAGCCGGGCTGGCgcaggggctgctgagggagAAAATGGCCTCGGGCTGGCTGCCTGCCCCCCATCTCCTGCCCCCAAACGTCTCCTGTCCTCTCCATCAGCCCCGGGACaagggcagggggctgggaagggggggagaggaaggaggaagccGGAGGGAGGGATAATAGCAGGGACAGATCAGGAGCAAGCGATGGAGGTAAAAATAGATCCACTGAGCAGAGGAGGGGCTAAACGTGAGAGAAAACCCTGAGCAGAGGCAGGTCGGTGGAGGAACCCCTTCGGGAGGGGCCCTGCAGCCCAGCGGGGCTCTGGGGGACCTGCCCTCCCACCCTCAGGGCAGAAAGGGGTCCCGGGACCCCACGAGCAGATGCCTGGGGGAGAATACCTGCCCACTGCcactcctgcagcccaggcacGCGGGCGGATGGACAGGACCTGCAGGGCTCCGTTGCCAAATTGCCGGGATGCAGGCGGGCACGCATCCCGAGGGAGCGCTGGCAGCCGGTAGATCCCTGAAGAGCCTTGGATCCAAACCCCTCTCGCTTTTCATTTCCAGCGAGCAAgaagctgagctggggacagaggtACCGGGGACCGAGGGGACGAGGTGTGCGGTGTCCTGGCCTCAGGCAAGGTGAGCTGCCCTCCAGCACGGGATGTGCCCTGAGCCCCTGCCCTGTGGGAGCTGCCGGTGACGGCAAGTGGGAGAGCCGGGAAGTCAGAGCAAAGGAATTTGCAAACACATTCTTCAGCGCCACGAGGATCCCATTGCATGTAAACAGGAATACAGGCCGGGCTGGGGCGAAGTGAGAGCTGCCTCCAGTTCTGCAGGACCCTCCCTGGACTCGCCTGCCCTGGGCAGCGCCCGGTGGCACCAGCCCCAAATTTCTGTTCCCGACTGCAGCCGAGCCGCTGTGGGAAGCGGCAGCGAAGGAGAAGAGCGGGGCTGCTGAGCGACTGCCAATGTCACGCTAACATCCCGGCGAGGCTGCAGGGAGCCGGCGCTTTGATCACCCGCCCGAGAGCATCTCGAAGCAGGCAGGATGCCACTGTGAGCCCTGccttctcctgcctgccccagcctcGCTCCTGGCACCCTCGGGGCTGGCTGCAGAAGAGGGGTGCGGGGCCCGCTGGCGCTGCCCCGTCTCCCCAGGATGCTCTCCCGCACCAGCcgctgctccctgtgctcctgctccgCGGCCAGACCGAGATTGAAAGCTCAGCAGGCTGCCGGCATGTTTTAGCCTCATGCAGGCGTCCCTCGGAGACCCCAGAGCAGTGGACAGTAATGTGAAAACGATACTCATGTCGTGTCTGAAAGGGCAACAGGTCATCATTAAGATGGAGGCGATGAAGATCATCCACCCGGAGAAGTTCTCGGAGCTCCAGGCGTCTCAGCCGCGCTACGCGCCCGCCCCACGCCGCGAGCCGCCCCTCGTGGCCAAGCGAGCGTGGCCCTCCGAGTCCGAGATCATCGTCAACCAGGCGTGCGGGGACATCCCGGCCCTGGATGCCACCCCCGGGCCGCTGCCGCTGCCTCGGACCCCGCCCCTGCCGCGGCGAGAGCGCGGCTACCAGGGCCAGCGCAAGGGCAGCTCCGAGGTTTGCTACCACCGGCAGCCGCCGTCGGACGAGGTCATCGTCAACCAGTACGTGCTGCACCCCTCGACCCCCTGCGAGCCCCTGGAGTGCCCCACCTGCGGCCACATGTACAACTTCACCAACAAGCGGCCCCGcatcctctcctgcctgcactCGGTGTGCGAGGAGTGCCTGCAGATCCTCTACGAGTCCTGCCCCAAGTACAAGTTCATCTCCTGCCCCACCTGCAAGCGGGAGACCGTGCTCTTCACTGACTACGGGCTGGCGGCGCTGGCCGTGAACACCAGTATCCTGAACAGACTGCCGGCCGAGGCTCTGGCCGCCAACCCCGTGCAGTGGAGCAGCGACACCGAGCGCAGCTGCTACCAGACCTTCCGCCAGTACTGCGGGGCCGCCTGCACCTGCCACATCCGCAACCCCCTGTCCTCCTGCACCATCATGTGAGCCTCGGCACGGCGGGACACGGCGGGACACGGCGGGACACGGCGGGACACGGCGGGACACGGCGGGACACGGCGGGCGGGACCGCGTCCCCCGGGCCCAGGGAATGCTCCCGTACTCACCGCGCCCCAGGATGGGACTGCTGTCCTCGCCGGCGCTGCCGGGGGCAGCGGGGGTGCCGGGACCTGGCAGCAGCCCCCTGCTCGCCGGCCGTGCCCGGGGAGAGGGGCGCTGGCGCGGGGAGCGCGGCTGTCAGAGCGCCCGGGGTGCGCGgctcccccggccccgctccggtGTGCATGGGGCGGCTCACCGTGCTCCTTCCCCgtgctccttccctcctctggGGCGGCTCACCGTGCTCCTTCCCCgtgctccttccctcctctgtcCCCGGCTCTCCCCGGAGCGGACGCTGGGCCCCAGTGACAGCCTCCCCACCGCCCCACGGCcgcagcagcacaaggagccCCGGAGATGCACGGTGCCACCCTGGGCCaccctcccagcacaggaagcGAGGACAGgtccccagctgccccctccACCCCCTTTCTGTAAGTTATTTGCCAAAGCTTTCATCTCAGTGGCCACGCCGCCGTGTGCCCGAGCCTCAGTAGCCACAGCAAGCCGCCCCGCCGGCCCCTCGGACGCCAGCAGACGCGCGGCCCATGTCCTCCGCAGGCCCTTGAGGAAAGCTCCACTTTGTCCTCGTTTTGGAGGATTCTTGTTTTTCCCCATCCATTCCCAGCCGCCCCACCCCAGGCCACTTCGTGTTCACAAAGGCATTGAGCTGTGCCCGTTCTCTGCCCCTCCGCCCGGGACCCACACCGATGCCCCATGGGATGGCTCAGGAGGCTGGCACGGGGTCCAGTACCCCAAAGTGCTGAATTCAGCAGGGGGATCTGACTGGGCAGGGCGACCGAGGTCTGGCTCCTGCCCACAGtcccttccccagagcagcacctctgctctgacCCCCGTGCAGaagggctgcagccccctgtGCACAGTCTTGCTTTCTCCAGAGCACCTGGAGGGGTAAGTTTGCtgccaaaaaaagcaaaaaaacataaaacaaaaaaacgaaataaagaaaaagccatAATTTTGGGTGCTCCCATGGGGCTGAGCACCACAACCCAGCATGGCCATGGCACCAGGGGACACGCTGCCCAGTCCCAGGGCGCTGGGGCTGGGTGAGCCTGAGGGGTCCCAGAACCCTGCATCCTGgaggaaacagcagctcctggcactggcCAAGGCCAGCAGCCGTGCAGGGAGAGGGGCCGGTCCATGGGCAGCCCGTCCCGAGGGAGCGGGCAGTGCCGCTGGCGCAGCCCCAGGACCGTTCTCCCCCCGCTGGAGAACGGCGCCGGTACCGTCTCTGTGTTGCTCTGCCAATGCCTCCCGC comes from the Parus major isolate Abel chromosome 17, Parus_major1.1, whole genome shotgun sequence genome and includes:
- the RNF208 gene encoding RING finger protein 208, whose product is MQASLGDPRAVDSNVKTILMSCLKGQQVIIKMEAMKIIHPEKFSELQASQPRYAPAPRREPPLVAKRAWPSESEIIVNQACGDIPALDATPGPLPLPRTPPLPRRERGYQGQRKGSSEVCYHRQPPSDEVIVNQYVLHPSTPCEPLECPTCGHMYNFTNKRPRILSCLHSVCEECLQILYESCPKYKFISCPTCKRETVLFTDYGLAALAVNTSILNRLPAEALAANPVQWSSDTERSCYQTFRQYCGAACTCHIRNPLSSCTIM